A part of Gramella sp. MAR_2010_147 genomic DNA contains:
- a CDS encoding DUF6327 family protein → MRVYSSFQEIDKDLKILKLQTEIDKEEIKLSLDQTKESLSAKSLFSNMMGSLAQKALVLKAVSKIMGVKNIITSNRSK, encoded by the coding sequence ATGAGAGTATATTCATCTTTTCAGGAAATAGACAAAGATCTTAAGATCTTGAAATTGCAAACGGAGATTGACAAAGAGGAAATTAAACTTAGCTTAGATCAAACTAAAGAAAGTTTAAGTGCAAAGTCTCTGTTTAGTAATATGATGGGGTCTTTGGCGCAAAAAGCTTTAGTGCTTAAAGCGGTGTCTAAAATCATGGGAGTTAAAAACATTATTACCTCTAATAGAAGTAAATAG
- a CDS encoding SPFH domain-containing protein, producing the protein MLNLVLIPILVVFTLLIIFSGIFIVKQQTSAVIERFGKFTSIRSSGLQLKIPLIDQVAGRINLKVQQLDVLVETKTKDNVFVKLKISVQFQVRKDNVYDAFYKLESPHDQITAYVFDVVRAEVPKMKLDDVFERKDDIAIAVNRELNEAMQSYGYDIIKTLVTDIDPDVQVKAAMNRINAAEREKVAAEYDAEADRIKIVAKARAEAESKRLQGQGIADQRREIARGLEESVDVLNNVGINSQEASALIVVTQHYDTLQAIGEETNSNLILLPNSPQAGSDMLNNMVASFTASNQIGEAMKEHNKKTKNKPDNKKE; encoded by the coding sequence ATGCTTAATTTAGTGCTCATACCTATATTGGTAGTGTTTACACTACTCATTATTTTTTCGGGAATTTTTATAGTAAAACAGCAAACTTCAGCAGTTATAGAGCGATTTGGAAAGTTTACAAGTATTAGAAGTTCCGGACTTCAGTTAAAAATTCCATTGATAGACCAGGTAGCTGGCAGGATCAACTTAAAAGTCCAGCAACTGGATGTACTTGTGGAAACAAAAACAAAGGACAATGTATTTGTTAAACTAAAAATATCTGTCCAGTTCCAGGTTCGAAAAGATAATGTATATGATGCCTTTTATAAGCTTGAAAGTCCTCATGACCAGATTACGGCTTATGTTTTTGACGTAGTGCGCGCAGAAGTGCCTAAAATGAAGCTAGATGATGTTTTTGAACGTAAAGATGACATCGCCATTGCTGTAAATCGTGAATTGAATGAAGCTATGCAGTCTTATGGGTATGATATCATTAAAACCCTGGTGACCGATATTGACCCTGACGTCCAGGTAAAAGCTGCAATGAACCGTATTAATGCCGCTGAACGTGAAAAGGTAGCTGCCGAATATGATGCGGAAGCAGATAGAATTAAGATCGTAGCAAAAGCAAGAGCTGAAGCTGAAAGTAAACGATTACAAGGACAGGGTATTGCAGATCAAAGGAGAGAAATTGCCCGTGGCCTTGAAGAAAGTGTGGACGTTTTAAACAATGTTGGAATCAACTCCCAGGAAGCTTCAGCATTAATTGTGGTAACTCAACATTATGATACACTGCAGGCAATTGGTGAGGAAACCAATAGTAATTTAATATTGCTTCCTAACTCTCCACAGGCGGGTAGCGACATGTTGAATAATATGGTCGCTTCCTTTACAGCATCTAATCAAATTGGGGAAGCAATGAAAGAACATAATAAAAAGACGAAAAATAAACCCGATAACAAGAAAGAGTAA
- the gltX gene encoding glutamate--tRNA ligase, which yields MSSKVRVRFAPSPTGPLHIGGVRTALYNYLFAKKHGGDFVLRIEDTDQNRYVEGAEDYIKDALDWCGIPYDEGPGKEKGFGPYRQSERKDKYREFAENLIASGNAYYAFDTSDELDAHRKDHEAKGKTFIYNWHNRQKLKNSLSLSEAEVQKKIEAEEDYVIRFKSPQDETLHLKDVIRGDMEIDTNILDDKVLFKSDGMPTYHLANIVDDHLMEITHVIRGEEWLPSLALHYMLYRAFGWKAPEFAHLPLILKPQGKGKLSKRDGEKMGFPVFPLEWKDPNSGEISAGYKEEGYFPEAVVNMLAFLGWNPGTEEEFFELEELVKAFELQRVHKGGAKFDPEKTKWFQQHYIQLADNDFLADEFEKHLAEKELKAEKKYISEVVALIKERVVFVEDFWDQGYFFFIAPTSFDPKDSKKAWKEDTSDLMKELSEFLKSVDNFQAAHLQETVKSWIKSKEIGFGKVMMPLRIALVGALQGPDLYKIAEFIGKEESLKRIQNAIETLK from the coding sequence ATGTCTTCTAAAGTAAGAGTAAGATTTGCTCCAAGCCCTACCGGACCATTACATATTGGTGGTGTAAGAACAGCCTTATATAACTATTTATTTGCTAAAAAGCACGGAGGCGATTTTGTATTGAGAATCGAAGATACAGATCAAAACCGGTATGTAGAAGGAGCTGAAGATTATATTAAAGATGCTCTAGATTGGTGCGGAATCCCTTATGACGAGGGTCCCGGTAAAGAAAAAGGATTTGGACCTTACAGACAAAGTGAGCGTAAAGATAAGTATCGTGAATTTGCCGAAAACCTGATAGCCTCCGGAAATGCTTATTATGCATTTGACACTTCAGATGAACTGGATGCCCATAGGAAAGATCATGAAGCGAAAGGGAAAACTTTTATTTACAACTGGCATAACCGTCAAAAATTGAAAAATTCTTTATCCCTTTCAGAAGCAGAAGTTCAGAAAAAAATTGAAGCGGAAGAAGACTATGTGATCCGGTTTAAATCTCCTCAGGATGAAACATTGCATTTAAAAGATGTGATTCGTGGAGATATGGAAATAGATACCAACATCCTTGACGATAAGGTGCTTTTTAAAAGCGATGGGATGCCTACCTATCATTTAGCAAATATTGTTGATGATCATCTTATGGAGATCACTCATGTAATACGTGGTGAAGAATGGTTGCCCTCCCTTGCACTACATTATATGCTTTACAGAGCTTTTGGATGGAAAGCACCAGAATTTGCCCATCTTCCATTAATTCTTAAGCCTCAGGGTAAAGGGAAACTTAGTAAAAGAGATGGTGAAAAAATGGGGTTCCCGGTTTTTCCATTGGAATGGAAAGACCCTAATTCCGGTGAAATTTCAGCAGGTTATAAAGAAGAAGGTTATTTTCCAGAAGCTGTGGTTAACATGCTGGCATTTTTAGGCTGGAATCCTGGGACGGAAGAGGAATTCTTTGAATTAGAAGAATTAGTGAAGGCTTTTGAACTGCAAAGGGTTCATAAAGGAGGAGCTAAGTTTGACCCGGAAAAGACCAAATGGTTCCAACAGCATTATATTCAGCTGGCTGACAATGATTTTTTAGCTGATGAATTTGAAAAACATCTTGCTGAAAAAGAATTAAAAGCTGAAAAAAAATATATTTCTGAAGTAGTTGCTCTCATCAAAGAAAGAGTGGTGTTTGTCGAAGATTTCTGGGATCAGGGATATTTTTTCTTCATTGCTCCTACTTCTTTTGATCCAAAAGACTCAAAAAAAGCCTGGAAAGAAGATACCAGTGATTTAATGAAAGAATTAAGTGAATTCTTAAAATCTGTAGACAATTTTCAGGCGGCGCATTTACAGGAAACTGTAAAATCCTGGATTAAAAGCAAAGAAATAGGTTTTGGAAAAGTGATGATGCCATTAAGAATTGCTCTTGTTGGTGCTTTACAAGGCCCAGATCTTTATAAGATCGCAGAGTTTATTGGTAAAGAAGAAAGTTTAAAACGTATTCAAAATGCGATTGAGACTTTAAAATAA
- a CDS encoding DUF4175 family protein, producing MENFGLVQEKLEAFIKKYYINLILKGSLLFLAAGLCYFLIIVSLEYFFWLSTVGRTILFWLFITVEIGLLFKFVGLPLFKLFKISNGIDEFQASEIIGNHFPEVNDKLKNLLQLKHNSEQSDLLLASIDQRSKELTPIPFTRAIDLRKNKSYLRYVILPLLIIIGLIAAGKADVITNSFGRISDYEKVYLRPAPFKFIILNNDLSAREGEDFKLEIKTVGDYNPESVRLNFNGVESFMKPTGPGTFEYSFTDIKEKVQFQVQSNEVISEKYTLEIKKVPKLLNFEMFLNYPAYTGLSDKNLSGTGNITVPEGTQINWMLSTRNTDKIQFIFPDSLVEITSVANKAEFRKTLSSNLSYSISTSNGMIKDYEELNYAVKVIKDEYPEITVITATDSLNTGIQYFKGDVSDDYGLSRLELVYYDQENKEDSRKVAIPVSNESFDVFHFSFPGNIELEEGKGYDYYFRIYDNDAVNGAKSVRSTTFSYRKKTREEQENEKLQEQKDALGKIGKELEDFKKSEKALEEISRLEKEKDQLNYSERKKLEEFLKRQKKQNEMMKSYSKKLEKTFEENQMEEDSSTEKELSKRLENNEKRLQENEALLEELEKYSEKIQKEDLGKKLDKLSKQNKSNKRNLEQLLELTKRYYVEEKKQKLARDLEELSDKQQEIFDKKENNTPENQEEINKEFRDFQQEMDDLEKENEALKQPQDVGREEEDEKSIEEDQKDAKEKLEENNKPDAEKKQKDASKKMKQMSDQMQQSAMMQGAEQLEADAETLRQILDNLIVFSFEQEDLLEAFKNIQQSNPKYAGKLKEQSNLRENFRHIDDSLYMLAMRNPMINEVITDKLTNVEFDLEKSIERLSDNEIPQGTASQQYVVTGANDLANLLDQILGSMQQMMANPQMGNGKGGEEFQLQDIIKKQQDLMQQMQEGIEGKPKPDQNGKTQEGEGEGSSGELYEIYKEQQMLRMQMEKILEKNGNEPGNNSTNQMKKIEEQLLDKGFDPETVKRMQQLQYELLKFEKAFQLQGTDDQRQSETNRIDYENSLQNQINSAKEYFNSTEILNRQILPLRQIYREKVKDYFGKGRD from the coding sequence ATGGAGAATTTCGGACTGGTGCAGGAAAAGCTGGAGGCTTTTATTAAAAAGTATTATATCAATTTAATACTAAAAGGGAGCTTGTTGTTCCTTGCAGCAGGACTGTGCTATTTTCTTATTATCGTTAGCCTTGAATATTTTTTCTGGCTTTCCACTGTTGGGCGTACGATTTTATTCTGGTTGTTCATTACAGTTGAAATTGGCCTTCTTTTTAAATTTGTCGGACTTCCTTTATTCAAATTATTCAAAATCTCCAATGGAATTGATGAATTTCAGGCTTCTGAAATTATAGGAAACCATTTCCCGGAAGTGAATGATAAATTAAAAAACCTCCTTCAGTTAAAACATAATTCCGAACAGTCTGATCTTTTGCTCGCAAGTATAGACCAAAGATCAAAAGAACTTACACCAATTCCATTTACACGAGCTATCGATCTTCGAAAGAACAAAAGCTATCTAAGATATGTGATATTACCACTTTTAATCATTATTGGTCTAATTGCTGCCGGAAAAGCTGATGTGATCACTAATAGTTTTGGAAGGATTTCAGATTATGAAAAAGTTTATTTAAGACCGGCTCCTTTTAAATTTATTATTCTGAATAATGATTTATCGGCCAGGGAAGGGGAGGACTTTAAGTTAGAAATTAAAACTGTTGGAGATTATAATCCGGAAAGTGTAAGGTTAAATTTCAACGGAGTTGAAAGCTTTATGAAACCAACCGGTCCCGGAACTTTTGAGTATTCTTTTACAGATATTAAGGAGAAAGTACAATTTCAAGTACAGTCTAATGAAGTAATTTCTGAGAAATATACTCTTGAGATAAAAAAGGTTCCGAAATTATTAAATTTTGAAATGTTCCTGAATTACCCGGCATATACGGGCTTAAGTGATAAAAATTTATCTGGTACAGGAAATATTACGGTACCTGAAGGGACTCAAATTAATTGGATGCTTAGTACCCGAAATACCGATAAAATCCAATTTATATTCCCAGATTCTTTGGTTGAAATTACATCGGTGGCTAATAAGGCAGAATTTAGAAAAACTTTATCTTCTAATTTATCATATTCCATTAGTACATCTAATGGGATGATTAAAGATTATGAAGAGCTGAACTATGCCGTTAAGGTGATTAAGGATGAGTATCCTGAGATAACGGTGATTACTGCGACGGATTCGTTAAATACTGGTATACAATATTTTAAGGGGGATGTTTCCGATGATTACGGCTTAAGCAGACTCGAATTGGTTTATTATGACCAGGAAAACAAAGAAGATTCTAGAAAAGTGGCTATTCCTGTGTCAAACGAAAGTTTTGATGTGTTTCACTTTAGTTTTCCCGGAAATATTGAGCTGGAAGAAGGAAAAGGTTATGATTATTATTTCAGGATATATGATAATGATGCGGTAAATGGAGCAAAATCTGTAAGATCGACAACTTTTTCTTACAGAAAAAAAACGCGGGAAGAACAGGAAAATGAAAAGCTTCAGGAACAAAAAGATGCTTTGGGAAAGATTGGAAAAGAGCTGGAAGATTTCAAGAAATCAGAGAAAGCTCTGGAAGAAATTTCCAGACTTGAGAAAGAGAAGGATCAATTAAATTATAGTGAAAGGAAAAAGCTGGAGGAGTTCTTAAAAAGACAAAAAAAGCAGAATGAGATGATGAAATCTTATTCAAAAAAACTTGAAAAAACTTTTGAAGAGAATCAAATGGAAGAAGATTCTTCTACGGAAAAAGAGTTAAGTAAGCGCCTCGAAAATAATGAAAAGCGTTTGCAGGAGAATGAAGCACTTTTAGAAGAATTGGAAAAGTATTCTGAAAAGATTCAAAAGGAAGATCTTGGAAAAAAACTGGATAAACTGTCTAAACAAAATAAAAGTAACAAGCGTAATTTAGAGCAATTATTAGAGCTTACAAAAAGGTACTATGTAGAAGAGAAAAAGCAAAAACTTGCTAGAGATTTGGAAGAATTGTCAGACAAGCAGCAAGAAATTTTTGATAAGAAGGAAAATAATACGCCGGAGAATCAGGAAGAAATTAACAAAGAATTTCGTGATTTTCAGCAGGAAATGGATGATTTAGAAAAGGAAAATGAAGCATTAAAGCAACCTCAGGACGTGGGCAGGGAAGAAGAGGACGAGAAGAGTATTGAAGAAGATCAGAAGGATGCGAAAGAAAAGCTTGAAGAAAATAATAAACCTGATGCTGAGAAGAAACAGAAGGATGCTTCAAAAAAAATGAAGCAAATGAGTGATCAAATGCAACAATCTGCTATGATGCAGGGTGCTGAACAATTAGAGGCAGATGCTGAAACTTTAAGACAGATCCTGGATAATTTAATTGTTTTTTCATTTGAGCAGGAAGATCTCCTGGAAGCTTTTAAAAATATTCAGCAAAGCAATCCAAAGTATGCGGGAAAACTTAAGGAACAAAGCAATTTAAGGGAAAATTTCAGGCATATAGACGATAGCCTTTACATGCTGGCCATGCGTAATCCTATGATTAATGAAGTAATCACAGATAAATTAACCAATGTAGAATTTGATTTGGAAAAATCTATCGAACGCCTTTCTGATAATGAGATTCCACAGGGAACCGCTAGTCAGCAGTATGTTGTTACAGGCGCAAATGACCTCGCAAATTTACTGGATCAGATCCTTGGTTCTATGCAGCAGATGATGGCTAATCCCCAGATGGGAAATGGAAAAGGTGGAGAGGAGTTCCAGTTACAGGATATTATTAAAAAGCAACAGGATTTAATGCAGCAAATGCAAGAAGGAATTGAAGGGAAACCTAAACCAGACCAGAATGGTAAGACACAGGAAGGAGAAGGCGAGGGTAGCTCTGGTGAACTTTATGAAATATATAAGGAACAGCAAATGCTTAGGATGCAGATGGAGAAGATTTTGGAAAAAAATGGAAATGAGCCGGGGAATAATTCTACTAACCAAATGAAGAAGATCGAAGAGCAGTTACTGGATAAGGGATTTGATCCAGAAACAGTAAAGAGAATGCAACAATTGCAATATGAATTGTTGAAATTTGAGAAGGCTTTTCAGTTACAGGGAACCGATGACCAAAGACAATCTGAAACCAATAGAATAGATTATGAGAACAGTCTTCAGAATCAGATTAATAGCGCTAAAGAATATTTTAATTCTACTGAAATTTTAAATAGACAAATCTTACCTTTGCGGCAAATTTACAGAGAGAAAGTTAAAGATTATTTTGGAAAAGGGAGAGATTAA
- the ybeY gene encoding rRNA maturation RNase YbeY, with product MEKGEINFFSENGFVLENEQDYRKWIEAVIISENKFTGDISFIFCDDEYLHKINLEYLSHDTYTDIISFDNTLGNTIQGDIFISTERVRENAKNFNVEFTEELKRVLIHGILHFCGFKDKTERESELMRRKEEEKIELFHVEQ from the coding sequence TTGGAAAAGGGAGAGATTAATTTTTTTAGCGAAAATGGTTTTGTTCTTGAAAATGAACAGGATTACCGGAAATGGATCGAGGCCGTTATCATTTCAGAAAATAAATTTACTGGAGACATCAGTTTTATTTTCTGCGATGATGAATATCTTCATAAGATTAATCTTGAATATCTTTCCCATGATACGTACACCGATATTATAAGCTTTGATAATACTTTAGGGAATACCATACAGGGTGATATTTTTATAAGTACTGAAAGAGTAAGGGAAAATGCTAAAAACTTTAATGTTGAATTTACCGAGGAATTAAAAAGAGTCTTGATTCATGGTATTTTACATTTTTGTGGTTTTAAAGATAAAACTGAAAGGGAAAGCGAGTTAATGCGACGCAAGGAAGAAGAAAAAATAGAATTGTTCCACGTGGAACAATGA
- the mnmG gene encoding tRNA uridine-5-carboxymethylaminomethyl(34) synthesis enzyme MnmG: protein MFEKQYDVIVVGAGHAGSEAAAAAANMGSKTLLITMNLQNIAQMSCNPAMGGIAKGQIVREIDAMGGYSGIVSDSSAIQFKMLNKSKGPAMWSPRVQSDRMRFAEDWRLKLEQTPNLDFYQEMVAGLIIEKDKVVGVRTSLGLEVFGKSVVCTNGTFLNGLIHIGDKQFGGGRAGERAATGITKDLIDVGFEAGRMKTGTPPRVDGRSLDYSKMTEQPGDDIPGKFSFSDETKPLSKQRSCHMTYTSNEVHEILKEGFDRSPMFNGRIQSIGPRYCPSIEDKINRFADKDRHQLFVEPEGWNTVEVYVNGFSTSLPEDVQFKALSSVAGFENVKFFRPGYAIEYDYFPPTQLKHTLETKLVEGLYFAGQINGTTGYEEAACQGMMAGINAALKVQEKDEFILQRNEAYIGVLIDDLITKGTEEPYRMFTSRAEYRTLLRQDNADFRLTERSYNLGLASDDRMRKMEQKKEKSFKFVEFLKNLSVVPEEANPVLEKRKSSPMKQSDKVFKVFSRPQITMDDVKNFTGVEEFISENDLDEEMIEQTEIQVKYSGYIQKEKNNADKLNRLENIKIPQNFDYSNIKSMSYEAREKLRKVQPATVSQASRISGVSPNDISVLLVYMGR from the coding sequence ATGTTCGAAAAGCAGTATGATGTTATTGTAGTTGGAGCTGGGCATGCCGGAAGTGAGGCCGCCGCTGCCGCCGCTAATATGGGTAGCAAAACGCTTCTTATTACCATGAACCTTCAAAATATTGCCCAAATGAGTTGTAATCCTGCAATGGGTGGGATCGCAAAAGGGCAGATAGTTAGAGAGATTGATGCTATGGGAGGTTATAGTGGTATTGTAAGTGATTCCAGTGCTATCCAGTTCAAGATGCTGAATAAATCCAAAGGACCTGCAATGTGGAGCCCGAGAGTGCAGAGTGATAGAATGAGGTTCGCGGAAGACTGGAGATTGAAGCTGGAACAAACCCCTAATCTTGATTTTTATCAAGAAATGGTTGCCGGGCTTATCATAGAAAAAGATAAAGTGGTTGGAGTTAGAACATCTTTAGGTTTAGAAGTTTTCGGGAAAAGCGTGGTTTGTACTAATGGGACCTTTCTAAACGGACTCATTCATATTGGGGATAAACAATTTGGTGGTGGTAGAGCAGGAGAAAGGGCGGCTACAGGAATCACTAAGGATCTCATCGATGTAGGTTTTGAAGCTGGCAGGATGAAAACTGGAACTCCGCCAAGAGTAGATGGTAGATCGTTAGATTATTCTAAAATGACGGAACAACCTGGAGACGATATTCCCGGTAAATTTTCATTCTCAGATGAAACCAAACCACTTTCCAAGCAACGTTCCTGTCACATGACCTATACCTCCAATGAGGTGCATGAAATTCTAAAAGAAGGTTTCGATAGATCTCCTATGTTTAATGGAAGAATTCAAAGTATAGGCCCTAGATATTGTCCTTCAATAGAAGATAAAATTAATCGATTCGCAGATAAAGATCGTCATCAGCTTTTTGTAGAACCAGAAGGCTGGAATACCGTAGAGGTGTATGTGAATGGCTTCTCTACATCGCTCCCGGAGGATGTTCAGTTTAAAGCCTTAAGTTCTGTAGCGGGATTCGAGAATGTGAAATTTTTTCGTCCCGGTTACGCCATAGAATATGATTATTTCCCTCCAACACAGCTAAAGCATACTTTAGAAACTAAACTTGTGGAAGGCTTATATTTTGCCGGACAAATTAATGGTACTACAGGGTATGAAGAAGCAGCCTGCCAGGGAATGATGGCAGGTATAAATGCGGCTTTAAAAGTTCAGGAAAAGGACGAGTTTATCCTGCAACGTAATGAAGCTTATATTGGAGTTTTAATTGATGATCTTATTACAAAGGGAACAGAGGAGCCTTATAGAATGTTTACTTCTCGTGCTGAATATCGTACTTTGTTAAGACAGGATAATGCCGATTTTAGATTGACTGAACGGTCTTATAATCTTGGTCTGGCATCTGACGATCGTATGCGTAAAATGGAACAAAAGAAGGAAAAGTCTTTTAAATTTGTAGAATTTTTAAAAAATCTAAGCGTGGTTCCCGAAGAAGCAAATCCTGTTCTTGAAAAAAGAAAGTCATCTCCCATGAAACAAAGTGATAAGGTTTTTAAGGTTTTTTCGCGTCCACAAATTACTATGGACGACGTAAAGAATTTCACTGGGGTAGAAGAGTTTATTTCTGAAAATGACCTCGATGAAGAAATGATCGAGCAAACTGAAATACAGGTGAAATATTCAGGATATATTCAAAAGGAAAAGAATAATGCCGATAAACTTAATCGTTTAGAGAATATAAAAATTCCGCAAAACTTCGACTATTCCAATATTAAATCGATGTCTTATGAAGCCCGTGAAAAATTAAGAAAAGTTCAACCGGCTACGGTTTCTCAGGCTTCCAGAATTAGTGGGGTTAGTCCTAACGACATTTCTGTGTTATTGGTATATATGGGTAGATAA
- a CDS encoding class I SAM-dependent methyltransferase, with product MKNTETKYNSEAISETKLICKDYLVSNENFEIREYENGILKTFPVPENLSKYYESEDYISHSDSKENLQEKVYHLVKSYMLSKKAKWIKKYINKGHILDYGAGTGEFLNKMNTLGWNVEGIEPSTSARNLGISKGLKIHSELLELENDSYDVISLWHVLEHIPDFETKLSKFKDLLDDNGFLIIAVPNYNSYDAKYYKEHWAAWDVPRHLWHFSRMGISKKLSEHGFKLMSEKPLKFDSYYVSLLSEKNKNRGSNLLNAFYRGLSSNMKAKHSGEYSSIAYFFKKEAET from the coding sequence TTGAAAAACACTGAGACAAAATATAATTCTGAGGCAATATCTGAGACCAAACTTATTTGCAAGGATTACCTGGTTAGTAATGAGAATTTCGAAATCAGGGAATATGAAAATGGTATCCTAAAAACTTTTCCTGTTCCTGAAAATTTATCGAAGTATTACGAAAGTGAAGATTACATTTCTCATAGTGATTCCAAAGAAAATTTACAGGAAAAAGTTTATCATCTCGTAAAATCTTATATGCTTTCCAAGAAAGCAAAATGGATAAAAAAATATATTAATAAGGGACATATTTTAGATTATGGAGCAGGTACCGGAGAGTTCCTTAATAAAATGAACACCCTGGGATGGAATGTTGAAGGAATTGAGCCAAGTACATCTGCAAGAAATTTGGGGATTTCAAAAGGACTTAAAATACACTCGGAGCTTTTAGAATTAGAAAATGATAGTTATGACGTTATTAGTCTTTGGCATGTTTTAGAGCATATCCCAGATTTTGAAACGAAGCTATCTAAATTTAAAGACCTTTTAGACGATAACGGGTTTTTGATTATCGCTGTTCCTAATTATAATTCTTATGATGCTAAATATTATAAAGAGCACTGGGCCGCTTGGGATGTACCCAGGCATCTTTGGCATTTTTCAAGAATGGGAATTTCAAAAAAACTTTCTGAGCATGGTTTTAAGTTAATGAGCGAAAAACCTCTCAAATTCGATTCTTATTATGTAAGCTTGTTAAGTGAAAAAAATAAAAATAGAGGTTCAAATTTACTGAACGCTTTTTATAGAGGCTTATCTTCTAATATGAAGGCAAAGCACTCCGGGGAGTATTCTTCCATCGCATATTTCTTTAAAAAAGAGGCTGAAACTTAA
- a CDS encoding OmpH family outer membrane protein: MIRRFIGIAAVAIMMVSCNEQKTAYVDTTVLVKEYKEMKDVEAELTSKSDSVRKQLDSVAKVFQQEVQAYQSQMNSMSEAQRKEKEQELMQKQQMLQQQQQMVGNKLREQSNTVMDSLVTKIKDYVKDYGKENNYTYIFGSNESANIMYAEDGLDITQEILSELNEEYGGVEETEKEEVEDEM; encoded by the coding sequence ATGATCAGAAGATTTATTGGAATTGCAGCAGTTGCAATTATGATGGTTTCATGTAACGAGCAAAAAACTGCTTATGTGGATACCACAGTTTTAGTTAAGGAATACAAAGAGATGAAAGATGTAGAAGCAGAGCTTACTTCAAAATCTGATTCTGTAAGAAAGCAGCTTGATTCTGTAGCTAAAGTTTTTCAACAGGAAGTTCAGGCTTACCAGTCGCAAATGAACTCTATGTCTGAAGCTCAAAGAAAGGAAAAAGAGCAGGAGCTAATGCAGAAGCAACAAATGCTTCAACAGCAACAGCAAATGGTTGGGAACAAACTTAGAGAGCAAAGTAATACGGTAATGGATTCATTGGTTACCAAGATCAAGGATTACGTAAAAGATTATGGTAAAGAGAATAACTACACCTATATTTTTGGATCTAACGAAAGCGCTAATATTATGTACGCTGAAGATGGTCTGGATATTACTCAGGAAATCTTAAGCGAGTTGAATGAGGAATATGGTGGAGTAGAAGAAACCGAAAAAGAAGAAGTGGAAGACGAAATGTAA
- a CDS encoding DoxX family protein translates to MNNLMTNLTEILILVFILITFLQSGIDKATDWKGNTGWLKGHFSETMLSGIVPLMVGIIMIIEIITGILAIAGIFQLIANNDPSFALYTCALACITLLMLLFGQRVAKDYAGAFTLTGYFIVSIFGVYILS, encoded by the coding sequence ATGAACAATTTGATGACAAACCTAACTGAAATTCTAATTCTAGTTTTTATCCTTATTACTTTCCTACAATCTGGAATTGACAAGGCCACAGACTGGAAAGGAAATACGGGATGGCTAAAAGGGCATTTTTCTGAAACCATGCTTTCAGGCATAGTCCCTTTAATGGTAGGTATAATAATGATTATTGAGATTATTACCGGAATCCTGGCAATTGCAGGAATCTTTCAACTTATAGCCAACAACGATCCTTCATTTGCATTGTATACTTGCGCATTGGCCTGCATTACTTTATTAATGTTACTTTTTGGTCAAAGAGTCGCTAAAGATTATGCCGGTGCATTTACGCTTACAGGCTATTTTATCGTTTCAATTTTTGGAGTTTATATTCTAAGTTAA